In Deinococcus maricopensis DSM 21211, one genomic interval encodes:
- a CDS encoding MarR family winged helix-turn-helix transcriptional regulator, translated as MDTTTDVDPLTLMRRFGRLYRLLHATAQPHLEQAVGLHTKELQVLSAISAGQTSPSQISARVGTPPPSTSRLIDTLVSAGHVERRGDPNDLRRFQLTLTEQGARTLTEARAVIRTALADLFAGVPADDLRDVDQSITRLQTQLGLQED; from the coding sequence ATGGACACGACCACGGACGTAGACCCCCTCACGCTGATGCGGCGCTTCGGGCGGCTGTACCGCCTGCTGCACGCCACCGCGCAACCCCACCTGGAGCAGGCGGTCGGGCTGCACACCAAGGAACTGCAGGTGCTGAGCGCCATCAGCGCCGGGCAGACCTCACCGTCGCAGATCAGCGCGCGCGTCGGCACGCCGCCCCCCTCCACCAGCCGCCTCATCGACACGCTCGTGAGCGCCGGGCACGTCGAGCGGCGCGGCGACCCCAACGACCTGCGCCGCTTCCAGCTCACCCTGACCGAACAGGGCGCCCGGACGCTCACCGAAGCGCGCGCCGTCATCCGCACTGCCCTCGCGGACCTGTTCGCGGGCGTGCCCGCCGACGACCTGCGCGACGTGGACCAGAGCATCACCCGCCTTCAGACGCAGCTCGGCCTCCAGGAGGACTGA